The following nucleotide sequence is from Salvia splendens isolate huo1 chromosome 2, SspV2, whole genome shotgun sequence.
CCAATATGATGGTCATGTTTATTATGGCGTTGTCAACAATGTCGAGGATGACCAGTCCAAGCTTGGGACAAAATACACAGTTCCGCAGATTGCTTTCTACAAAGGCATTGTGAGCTTCTTTATGTTCTCTCGCTATCCTTGTTCATGCTTTCATTATACTGCAGGGTGTTCAGCTGTAATTTGTTTTATTGGCCGCTTAAAAATAAGGAATCATAAAAGATAAGTAAAGAAATCAGGAATCTTGTTCAAGAAAGTAGGGGGGATTGTGGTGAACATTTTCTTATGAGAAATTGCAGTTGATGGACTGAGCAAAGAATAATTATCCTTTCTTTGATTTCAGTCTGCTTTTTCTTTCGTTGCTCATTGTGGAATAGTTTGTGTATCATATATGACATTGACACTTCCACCCGCGCTACTTTATTAAACTGAGACAATTCATCCTTGAGTTTTGATAGAATTAGGGATATAATTTCCATGTAGTATTAGATGAGGCTGCAGTGACAATCTGCTTATACATAAAATAACTGAAATAACTTTGTAATGATAGCTTGCGTATGTAATTGTGATTTGTTGCAGTGAACCACTAGccatgaaaaaaaattagaatcaTGTAAGATGAAACTTGTGATAAAAGCTACAAAGTTAAAATATTGTTTCTGCTTCTGATGGATTTACTATCAAATTCTTCACTTAGAATATTAGGTGGTCAGATCTGAAATATTATCTTCCTATGTTTGTGAAATGACTTATTATATGCTAAATTTGCATACCTATAGTGAAATTGAGTGCTATCCTTTCTGTTGATGCTTGGTTTATATTGGAAATTGATATTAGGTTGAAGATATTATACGCGATGCTGAAGGTGAAGGCTGCATTTATAATACGGCTGCTCTAAACATAAGGCTGGAATCACAGGTTTGCAGCTTGATGTATACCCTTTTTTGTCTAATAATGGCTTTATTCTTGAGGAGCAAGTTCCAGTTAGCAATCCATGCTCGTGCTCGAAGTATTTGGTCATATTGATTAAAATAgatttgttgattaaaataaaattgtttgtTAAAATAGAGCAGGACATTTAAGTCCTAGATTTTGAGTGATCAATGATGCGGTCGGAACAAGATTCTGGATAATATGTATTAGTTTTCAAAACAAAGTACCATCTTTTGGCCATTTCTTGTATAATCGCAGGTTCATGGGGCAACTGATTCGCAATCTCAGGGAGGTGCTGTCCAGATACCCCCTGCCTTTAAGAATTTCTCCATGTCACAAAAGGAAAAAACTCTAGATCAACTAGTGAATGACCAGTGGCTTTGTTCAACGCCTGAAGGAAAAATTGGTATTGGAGTTAGATCCTTTCTGGATCTGCGTAGTTGGTTTCGGACTAATGAGGTCCCCTCATGTGAAGTTTGCAATGAGGCTGCCATCAAGGTACCCTGATTTACATGTATTCTTCCTTCATTTTCATCCTTTAAAATGATATACTTATAAATCATGCATTTAAAAAGCTTTGCATTGTAATGTGGACATCTTCTGTTTAGGTAATGTCAAATGTGTTGGACATACATAAATCTCTCTAGATTTTGAATTATAGTACTGTTTTTCTATGAAACAAACTATGCATTTGTTAATTAAACACCATAAATCaccctttttccttttttgaaaGCTGCCGGTCATTGGTATGTTAACACTGCCCTTGTATCGGGTTTACAGTAAGGGACATCTGTTTTTCGGGTCTAGATTATGTGGACTGGCAGGTTCTCTGTTGAAGGTCACAACTCATCATCTTAGATGGAAACACTTATGTTGTAGAACTTGCCTTTAACAATCTTTATTATCAGATTAATCACCAAGTATTATGAGCCCAGTTTTAGTACTTGTCTGTCTCTCAGAATAATTGCCTTCGGTCACTTATAATGAAATAGATGTGTACTTGCTTTTGAATCTGGACTTTGGAATTTGGAAATGATATCTCCGCACTGTTTGCCATGAGCAGGCTCAACTCTGCCCAAATGAAGCTTGCAACGTCCGCCTTCACTCCTACTGTCTGAAGAAGAAGTTTTCCGGACAAAGGGTACCAAGATCTTTCTGTGTTACATCTGCATCAAAGTTGTATATCAACAATATTGTTGTTTAGGCTGTGAATTAATGTAGGAACAACACTTTTCAGGGCGAAAGAGTTTGCTCGGGTTGTGGTACGCAGTTGCAAGGCTCAACAGTTAAAGCAGAACTCGTGGAAGAAATAACTAATGCAGATGTCCATTTACAGTACTCGCAACGGACAGAATCTTCTAGAAAGAGGAGTCGCAGATCAAACCGAGAAGCTAATGCTGACATCGATGACACAGGCGATGATTCTTCTCTGACTTCTGCTACTATGTCGAAAACAAAGAGGGTTACTAGAAGCTCTGATCGGCTGAGTATCAATTAAGGAAGATGATGTTGCCTTTTTTGTGACTACTTTCTGCTTGCAGATAGTGTTTAGTTGTAaatgttttgttttcttttgaaGCCATCAGCTGTAAATGTTTTTTTAGTGCTAATGGTAGCTTGGCAGATTTTGTGGTCCGGTGCTGGATGAACTCGATTTTGCTGACATCTCTAGTGAGATGTATATAAAAATGTTAAGCTTAAAATGTCattaatttttacaaattatATGAAAATCAAATCCTGATttgctattttatttatttgaagtttTATAGAAAATTGACAAATTAAACTTTGATTCTTATTTAATCAGTAAGTGAATGATATCAATAGTGATTTTTCAACGTAACTTAGAATCAaataaatccataaaatgaaaattgatctAACATGAACTAAAAACGAAATCGGTGAGCTTTGTATTATGATCTCTATCTCTGTACACACAAGGAAATACATAACGTCATTACCTAGCAATTTAACAAGGTTATTAAAAATTTGTGATTTGTATATACATTGTTTTGTGAGAGAGATGATCGATCAACCTATTCTTGATTGGTAGATATAAACGATACAAGGTCAAAATGAGTTGCGGTTTCTGTTTTCATATGGGAGaagattaataattttaaaaataaatttctgcAGTTGTGCATTGGAAATTTGTaagatatttatttatttaattaatctgaagaaaaaaatagttatcACAACCAAACAAAGTTAGGCTAATTAATCTGTTAGTTgtcatttatatattaaattgttGTCATATTTTGATTGTTTGATATCAAAGATAAACATTTTTTAAGGACGTGAAAATGGACGTAATGGCTAATTGGTGATTAGTGTCATTGttgtaaaaattaatttatttaaactacagaaataaaatagaaaagagtaTATGAAAAGTCTTAAAATTGTTTCtgaatttggaatttttttattttcttgtagATTAATCAAACAAACCGTAGGCTGCTAAAGTAAACTACATACGTTTCAAATTTGAATGATTTGGAAGTTATCAATTGCTTACAAATTTATCATAAGCTTTTTTTAGATTAATCACCCATAAATATGATGTCTatcaaaaactatcattttcaatttcatatcaTACATATATAGGTGTCATATTAGACAAACTATACCATGAACGACATCGCATTTTTATAGTATCTCATTTATTTATGAATACAGACTTGTATTTCTTTTGTCCAGACATACTTCTAAATTTAATGGTAACCTAATGTAGTAGAGCATATACGGAATAAAATCGCCCAGCATTTCAGCAAATCCAATGTTTATCTTTAATATCCAAAAAGCACTGATTGCACAAAATTGGCAAAAATTTATTGACACAGATGTCTCTatgcaataattttatgtatttatactttttaaaaatatttaattagttaaatttgAGAATAAAAAATTATCCAAGGTCGAACCTTTAGTTCTATAGCtaactaatttatttatatttttttgttcttaTCAAAgattagtaataaaaaaattgcaatagaaatataatttttggaattttttaaaagtgtacattaaatttaatttttattttgatcttaAAAAAGTTGTTCTGGCCTCTCATTTCAAATGCATATTGTATAAcattaattgtattttaaaCTTGAATATATATGCATTCTTATTTCAGAATTAAGTTGAATAACTTATTTATTGAATGAATTTATGTGGTTGAATAAAGTACGAAACAGAAGTGAACCCCAATCCGATAGAATCCTTCGGATTGAGTCGGATAaatatttggaatatgacaaCAAGCACAGGAGATCACACGCATGTCTTTAATTAATTAGGGCATGGTACATATAATAAAGttatagaataaaacaaaataacaattaattaAGAATATTAGTTAGATATTAACCACATTAACaataaaaatcaacaaaataatCGGCGAGGCGTCAAGTCTGACGCAGACACAAATACCTCTCAAATCTCCGTTTATTATTTCAATTCGTTGCCCTTTCTTCCATCATCAACGTGTTATTTCTCACtcatttttccaatttttgatCCTTTCTTTCGTTGAAAAGTTGATTTTGTTGTTAATTAGATTTGCCATTCAAGAGCAGTGTAAACTACGTGACAAAAACACCTTAATTAAGCCAATATATATCAAAACCTAACACACCCTAAttaacatacacacacacaccaaaAATTTTGTGTTTTGAGATGATGAATAGCAACATTCACTCACAAAGAAACATTCCCTTCTCATGGGAAAACGCGCCTGGCGTTAGCAAGGCGGTGGCGCCACCACCGCCAAAACCGGAGAAGTCTAGGGATTCGTTGCAAATCCCTCTCCCACCGTGTGCAAATTCATCGATGAAGAAGGGAGCGAAGAAGAATTCTTCGAGGATGGATGATCCTTTCCTTATAGCCTACAAAGAGGTGACGAAGAGCACGAAAAAGGGTAAGTCTCAAGGGTTTGGGTTTGGAGTGATGAAGAAGAATATCTCCATTTTTTCATGCAAACAATCATCTTGTGGCGTCGCCGGTGATAAT
It contains:
- the LOC121766308 gene encoding non-structural maintenance of chromosomes element 1 homolog translates to MAALSWRHHTLIQSLLSRGTLKEDDFASIFLQLTVKNSGSRRQQERKLFNEYLKKINAELSCVQLELRACRNQYDGHVYYGVVNNVEDDQSKLGTKYTVPQIAFYKGIVEDIIRDAEGEGCIYNTAALNIRLESQVHGATDSQSQGGAVQIPPAFKNFSMSQKEKTLDQLVNDQWLCSTPEGKIGIGVRSFLDLRSWFRTNEVPSCEVCNEAAIKAQLCPNEACNVRLHSYCLKKKFSGQRGERVCSGCGTQLQGSTVKAELVEEITNADVHLQYSQRTESSRKRSRRSNREANADIDDTGDDSSLTSATMSKTKRVTRSSDRLSIN